DNA sequence from the Malus domestica chromosome 11, GDT2T_hap1 genome:
AAATAAGCAGTATGAACCAATTTTACAACGAATAAAACAATCTTTAACGAGCCTCCAAAAGCGTGATTGATAATTCGTTGGTAGAAGATGTTTGATTATCTGAAGACAGACCTGCTTCATATGCTTTCTTTTCGATAAAGAAACCAGGTTGTTTAGGCTGAGCCAATGCACCAGCACTTCCCAACATTATAACTACAGATGCCATGCTTGGCCTATCCTCAGGTTCATGTTGAACACATAAGAGACTAACATGGATGCAACGTAACACTTCCGATAGAGAACACGAATTTCCTAAACCTGTATCAATCACTTCCAGAGGCCTGCCTTCGTTCCATAATTGCCATGCCTGAAAAACATCAAAGCTCCTTCATCAATTATACATTTAATAGGGTCTAATATGTAAGAGAAAGAAATTTTAAGCCTGATACTTGCATGCCCAATAAGGTTCTGGCTGTTTTTATTGTAGAATCCCTTGTTTTTCCTTCCGCTAATGATCTCTAGCATCAATATACCAAAGCTAAAGACATCCGATTTCACAGAAAATAGTCCATCGACCGCATATTCAGGTGCCATGTAACCGCTGTGGAAAGTACAAACATCGTATAGAagtaagaacaaaataaaccaTTGGTGAAAGTTGATCATAGAAATAGGGTAATACAAACTTACTATGTTCCAACAACTTTCTTTGTATTTCCACCAGCCTGATCTCCTCCAACCAAGGTTTTAGCCAAGCCAAAGTCTGAAATTTTTGGATTCATTTCACTATCAAGTAAAACGTTACTTGCTTTGAGATCTCTATGAATAATCCTTAGCCTGGAATCTTGATGGAGGTAGAGCAGACCGCGAGCAATTCCGCATATAATGTTGAAGCGTGTAGGCCAATCTAGGACTTGTTCTTCTCTGGTTTTATCTGGCAGTTTAACAAAAATCGAACTTtatttctatataaaaaaatgctccaaaacctatttatgaaattattatAGAGGCTAGAgctattaaaaataataaacttaTAAGGTTTCGAAGATACAAACCAAAAATAAAGGAATCAAGGCCTCTGTTGGGCATGTATTCATAAATCAGCATTTTCTCTTCTCCTTGAACACAGCATCCAAGAAGCTTTACAAGATTTCGGTGCTGGAGCTTGGCAATCAGTACGACTTCATTCATGAACTCACTCAATCCTTGGCCAGAACTTGTCGAAAGCCTCTTCACAGCAATTTCCTGTCCATCTGCTAGCGTCCCCTGGAAATTCACCGAATTTCGAAATTGAGAAACTTGGGATGAAGTAATTCTTTTTTCATTTGGCCCTTACtatgaacaaaataaaaaatttaccttGTAAACAGGTCCAAAGCCACCTTCTCCGAGCTTGTTATCACTTGAAAAGTTATTGGTGGCACTCGCTATTGTGGTCAGGTCAAAGACCGGAAGCTCCAGTTCCCCCTCTGGTTCCCCTTCATTGTTCCGATCCCTTTCTCTTGTTTCAGTTTTCCCTGATTTAGTTGAAATGGGATCAATTTTAGCTAGCTATAGCATATAAGTATGTCTTATCAAACTAAAACTTACATATGCCGATGGAATATGTACTAGTTTAACCATATCTCTTCTAACCAAATTAAACTCATCCAATAACAATCGAACATCCGTGAATATTTAGATATCCGCTTACATGTAAGAGTAAGCAAACTGAAGCTCATATAGGCACTATGAAGATGAAATATTTACTAGTTTAACCATATCCCTTCTACGCAAATGAAACACCATAGAAATCTAACTTCCCTTCTTTCAAATACTCATTCAAGTAAAATCAAACAGCGTTCACAAATGATTTGCAAAGAGTGTCAAGGTACCTTTTAATTCTGTCTTTCTTCGGTGAAGGTAATAATAATATCCAAGTAACAGCATTCCAGCAAACACTACTCCTGCGAGAACTCCAACTATAATTGCTTTCTTCGCTTTATCATCATTTTCTTCATCATGATTGTGAGATGCAATAAAGATAAATTAAAATTGCAGCCAATgaattatttaaagaaaaaaagaagataaaagtaACTCATGTTACGAAGTTTCTTACCTAACTCTGAAGCTGGCATTCGAACATATAGATCCTGTCCAGAAGCTGGAAACTGCCTGATATCTATTAGATCACCATACCAGATGGCGCAGCCAGTACCTCCTCTTATATCCGAGCTTGTATAAGCCATACAGGAACAGTTGTTCAAGCATTTCGCTCTGCATTCCTTCAGATTTATACTTTTGTTCACCCACGAATGTGTAGTTTCTGGCAATTTCAAGCCGGAAAATTTGATAAACCCATCCTTATGCTTTTCCTGGCAACTCAGGGGCTTCTTGTGCTCACATCCTAGAGACCAGTCCGtcaagttccatctttcttgaGACTTAGGCTTGAATCCTTTTAGACATTGGCAGACTGGATTCTCACCAATGAGACAATTTCCGTTGGCTCCACAGAGGCCATAATGATCA
Encoded proteins:
- the LOC103448572 gene encoding G-type lectin S-receptor-like serine/threonine-protein kinase At4g27290, with the translated sequence MGGFGFLLICTNLLLLLPTISFAVDSIGPSQSIRDGTTLVAKGGSFELGFFSPGSSKNRYLGIWYKNIPVQTVVWVANRCNPINDSSGMLMINGKGDLVLLGQNKSVVWSTSLVEQPKSATVELLDSGNLVLRDAGAGIYLWQSFDYPSDTLLPGMKLGWDSRTDLNRNLSAWKNSEDPCPGDFIWKNSGQLEMERHIYPEAYFLKGTVKYYRSGPWNGLRFSGAPELMPNPLYSFNFVYNDDEVYYMYTLLDKSVISRLVMNQTTSTRDRLRWIEAEKTWRAYSTVPRDMCDHYGLCGANGNCLIGENPVCQCLKGFKPKSQERWNLTDWSLGCEHKKPLSCQEKHKDGFIKFSGLKLPETTHSWVNKSINLKECRAKCLNNCSCMAYTSSDIRGGTGCAIWYGDLIDIRQFPASGQDLYVRMPASELENDDKAKKAIIVGVLAGVVFAGMLLLGYYYYLHRRKTELKGKTETRERDRNNEGEPEGELELPVFDLTTIASATNNFSSDNKLGEGGFGPVYKGTLADGQEIAVKRLSTSSGQGLSEFMNEVVLIAKLQHRNLVKLLGCCVQGEEKMLIYEYMPNRGLDSFIFDKTREEQVLDWPTRFNIICGIARGLLYLHQDSRLRIIHRDLKASNVLLDSEMNPKISDFGLAKTLVGGDQAGGNTKKVVGTYGYMAPEYAVDGLFSVKSDVFSFGILMLEIISGRKNKGFYNKNSQNLIGHAWQLWNEGRPLEVIDTGLGNSCSLSEVLRCIHVSLLCVQHEPEDRPSMASVVIMLGSAGALAQPKQPGFFIEKKAYEAGLSSDNQTSSTNELSITLLEAR